Part of the Streptococcus ilei genome is shown below.
GCAGGAAACACCAACCACGCCTTCCGCACTCAACTTTTAGTTTTCTTGAAGCTTTCTATAAGAAATCGTTTAGGTTTCTCTTGTATACTGTACTCATCCAATAAGAAATGAGGTACAGAAAATGAAAATCTCAGTAAATTATCCAAAACGTTTTAAGAAAATGCCACAACAAGGTTCTTGTTACGGCGAGTAAACACTTCTCTTCAATTTTTCATAAGAAACTCCTAAAGAAGACTCTACCCGCAAGGGTAGAGTTTTTATGTACCAGAGACCTTGTGATTCGTGGTATAATAGGCCTATGGAAAAAAAGAATAAATTACTACTCATCGACGGCTCTTCCGTCGCTTTTCGTGCCTTTTTCGCACTTTATAATCAAATCGATCGCTTTAAAAATGCAAATGGGTTGCATACCAATGCGGTCTATGGCTTTAATCTCATGTTAAGCCATCTCTTGGAGCGCATCCAACCAACCCATGTTCTCGTCGCCTTTGATGCAGGAAAGACCACCTTCCGGACGGAGATGTATGCCGACTACAAAGGGGGGCGGGCAAAGACACCAGATGAATTCCGCGAGCAGTTCCCTTTCATTCGCGAGCAATTAGACCATCTGGGAATTCGCCATTATGAGCTGGCCCAGTATGAAGCGGATGACATTATTGGAACGCTAGATAAGATGGCAGAAGCCACCTCGGTGCCCTTTGAAGTCACTATTGTCTCTGGGGACAAGGACTTGATCCAGCTAACGGATGACAATACGGTGGTTGAAATCTCTAAAAAAGGAGTGGCAGAGTTTGAAGAATTCACTCCAGCCTATCTGAAAGAAAAGATGGGGCTGACACCGGAGCAATTTATCGACCTCAAGGCCTTGATGGGAGATAAGTCGGATAATATCCCAGGTGTTACCAAGATTGGAGAAAAGACCGGGATCAAACTACTCCTAGAGTACGGGTCTCTTGATGGCATTTACGAGCATATTGACGAGATGAAGCCTTCTAAAATGAAGGAAAATCTCATCAACGACAAGGAGCAGGCTTACTTGTCCAAGACCCTTGCGACCATCGATACCAATGCACCTATTGAGATTGGCCTGGACGATATCACCTATACAGGTCCCCATCTTGAAAATCTGGCTAAGTTTTATGAGGAGATGGGCTTCAAGCAACTCCGTCAGGCCTTGGATCTAGGAGGAGAAGAAGCTGCTCCCGTAACCATTAGCTACACGGAGGTAGAGCAGGTCACCTCGGATATGCTCACAGAAGATAGTTTCTTCCATTTTGAGATCTTTGGAGACAATTACCATACAGAACCGATTATCGGTTTTGCATGGGGAACAAAAGGTCAGCTCTACGCGAGTACAGATACTGGTCTTTTACAAACACCGATTTTTAAAGAATTTCTTGAAAAAACGCCCCTCAAGGTTTATGATTTCAAGCGGGCCAAGGTCTTGCTCAGCCACTTGGGCATTACCTTGCAAAAGCCGGCTTTTGATAGTCGGTTGGCCAAGTATCTCTTATCGACCGTAGAGGACAATGAAATTTCAACTATTGCGAGCCTCTATAGCCAGATTGCGCTACCGCTCGACGAAGTGGTTTATGGCAAGGGGGCCAAAAAAGCCATTCCAGAAAAGGCGGTCTTATTAGAGCATTTGGCACAAAAAGTCGCTGTTCTACTAGATACGGAAGAGCCCATGATGGAGCAGTTGCAAGCCCATGACCAACTAGATTTGCTCTATGATATGGAGCAACCACTAGCAGCTGTTTTGGCCAAGATGGAAATCGCGGGGATTAAGGTAGAACGCCAGACCCTCCAAGACATGCAGGTGGAAAACGAAGCAGTCTTGGAGCGCCTGACCCAAGAAATCTACGAGTTAGCAGGAGAAGAGTTCAATATCAATTCTCCAAAACAATTGGGGGTCATCCTCTTTGAAAAATTGGAACTCCCTCTTGAATATACCAAAAAGACCAAAACTGGTTATTCGACTGCTGTTGATGTTTTGGAACGCCTGGCTCCAATTGCACCGATTGTGTCTAAGATTCTCGAATACCGCCAGATTGCTAAGATTCAGTCGACCTATGTCATCGGGCTTCAAGACTGGATTTTGGAAGATGGGAAAATCCATACCCGCTATGTGCAAGACTTGACGCAGACAGGCCGTTTGTCTAGTGTGGATCCCAACCTGCAAAACATCCCTGTCCGTTTGGAACAAGGTCGTCTCATTCGTAAGGCTTTTGTTCCAGAAGAGGAAAACAGTGTCTTGCTCAGCTCGGACTACTCACAAATCGAATTGCGCGTCTTGGCCCATATTTCGGGCGATGAGCATTTGATTGATGCCTTCAAGCATGGGGCAGATATCCATACATCGACTGCTATGCGGGTCTTCAATATTGAAAAGCCAGAAGATGTGACACCAAATGACCGTCGCAATGCCAAGGCAGTAAACTTCGGCGTGGTTTATGGAATTTCCGATTTTGGACTGTCTAACAACCTAGGGATCAGTCGAAAAGAAGCTAAAGCCTACATTGAGACCTACTTTGAACGCTACCCGGGCATCAAGGATTATATGGAGAGAGTGGTGCGGGAAGCACGTGACAAGGGCTATGTAGAAACCCTCTTCAAGCGTCGTCGGGAAATTCCAGATATCAACTCTCGCAACTTCAATATTCGAGGATTTGCGGAAAGGACAGCCATCAACTCACCAATCCAAGGATCGGCAGCAGACATCTTAAAGATTGCCATGATCCAACTAGACCAAGCGCTAGAAGCAGGGGCATACAAGGCCAAGATGCTTCTTCAGGTCCACGATGAAATCGTTCTGCAGGTACCAAAAGAAGAGTTGGCCAAGATCAAGCAGTTGGTCAAAGAGACCATGGAATCTGCTATTGAGCTAGCGGTTCCACTGGAAGCTGATGAGAACGAAGGGCAAACCTGGTATGAAGCTAAATAAGATTGAGGGTCGGAAAAGCACGTCTAGTGCTATCCAAATTGTTATAGCAAGAAATAGATAAAAAGGAGATTCAAATGGCTTATTCATTTCGCAATCCTAGTGATGGCATTGTCAAACATTATCTAGAAACCAGCAAGATTATCGCTGTAGTCGGACTATCTGACCGTGAAGAGACGACCAGCCATCGTGTTAGTAAGGAGATGCAAGAGCGGGGCTATCGGATTATTCCCGTCAATCCTCGTGCAGCTGGAGGCCAGATCCTTGGGGAGACGGTGTATGCCAGCTTGCAGGAAATTCCTTTCCCAGTAGATATCGTGGATGTATACCGTCGCAGTGAGTTTTTGCCAGATGTAGCGCGTGATTTTATTGAGACGGATGCGAAGATCTTCTGGGCTCAATTGGAGCTGGAAAATCAAGAAGCAGAAGAAATCCTTCGTGGAGCTGGACGAGAAGATATTGTCATGAACCGCTGTATCAAACGTGAGCATACTCGTTTGGTCTTGGGAGAAGAATAGTCTTTGATCCATCTCAGAACCTCGTCTATTTCATCCAGTGATGAAGATGATACAAGGGGTAAAATAAATGAGGAGTGATTTCCTTATAGAGAATAAAGAACCCACCTAGTGCTTTGGAGAATAGCTCCAATCGAAGGTGGGTTCTCTTGTTTTCTTTGTTAATCGAGTGGGTTAGACTTAGGTAGATCCGGCGCCTTTTGCTGAAAGCGACTGCCCGCCTGCATCCGTTTTTGAAGGAGGGTATGGTAAAAGACGATTTGGCAACTGGTTGCATAAGGTTTGACATAGAAATTAGCAATTCCTAAAGTGAAAAATGATAGAAGTTGCCAACCGATCAGACTCAAATCAAGAACAAAGCGGTGGCTCTTAAAACCTTTCATCTCTTCCTTACTTTGACGGAGGATAGACATGGGACCGTCATAGGTTCCTGTCATCAGTCGACTATACAGGATCAACTCGACCAAACTATACTGATAATAAAAAGGGAGGAAGAGCAGGAGGCCAACCAGAGCCATTAAGAGTCCAGTCGTCATTGTTGGCGCTAACTTGAGAATCGCTTGAACTTCTGGAGTATCCGCTCTAAGGGGAGAGGTAGAGGAGAAGGATTCATTGATAGTGAGAACTTGATAGCTGACTACCGTTAAGAGGAGCTGACTCCCATAGAGGAGACTCCCCCACAAAGATAGAATAACTTGCTTAATGAATAGCGTCAAAAATGCTGGTGTAAAATATTGGCTCTGAAAGATGGTGAAGATAGTAAAGTTCTTTTCTCCCTTGTTAGAGGCAGACATTAAAAAGCGAAAGGTTGCTCCTAAATAGAGGAAAGAAAGGATAAATCCAATGATGGCAGGGAAAATCTGTCGGCTTAGAAGAAAGAGCATCCCTTCTCTGAGTTCCATGTGAGCAAGTGTTTCAGTGATGTCTGTCCCTGTCAAAATGTAACTTGCAAGAATTGTCAGGAAAGTTGGCAAGGCGAAGTAGGAGAAGACCATAGGGTGTTGCAATTGCAGTTGCCGGGCTTGAGCGCGAACCAATTTGATATTCATAATGTCCTCTTTCATGGTAGTGGTACCCTTTATTATAACACAAGTCCGTGACAGAGCTGGTAAAATTTGGTACAATCGTACAGGTGCTCACAGGAGAACCTGTGACAGGAATAAGAAGGCTGGGACTGTCTTTCCCAGTACGGAGGTAACCATGACAGATTCACCGATTCAATATCGCTTGATCAAAAAAGAAAAGCATACAGGTGCCCGCTTGGGAGAAATTATTACCCCTCACGGAACCTTTCCAACCCCAATGTTTATGCCTGTAGGGACTCAGGCAACCGTTAAGACCCAATCGCCAGAAGAGCTCAAGGAAATGGGTTCAGGAATTATCTTGGCCAACACCTACCATCTCTGGCTTCGTCCAGGGGATGACTTGGTCGCAAAATCAGGAGGGCTGCATCAATTCATGAACTGGGACCAGCCAATTTTGACAGACAGTGGAGGTTTCCAGGTTTATTCACTAGCGGATACCCGCAATATTACTGAAGAAGGGGTAACCTTTAAAAACCACCTCAACGGCTCGAAAATGTTCCTCTCTCCAGAAAAGGCCATCTCCATCCAAAATAATCTAGGAAGCGACATCATGATGTCCTTTGATGAATGTCCTCAGTTCTATCAACCCTATGATTATGTGAAAAAATCAATCGAACGGACCAGCCGTTGGGCAGAGCGTGGTCTTAAGGCTCACCGTCGCCCTCACGATCAAGGACTTTTCGGGATTGTACAAGGGGCTGGCTTTGAAGATTTGCGCCGTCAGTCTGCCCGTGATCTGGTCAGCATGGACTTCCCAGGATATTCTATCGGTGGGTTAGCTGTTGGAGAAAGCCATGAAGAAATGAATGCGGTGCTTGATTTTACAACTCCCCTCTTGCCGGAGAACAAGCCTCGCTACCTGATGGGAGTGGGAGCTCCAGACAGTCTAATCGATGGGGTAATTCGTGGAGTGGATATGTTTGACTGTGTCTTGCCAACGCGGATTGCGCGAAATGGTACCTGCATGACCAGTCAAGGACGCCTGGTGGTGAAAAATGCGCAATTTGCTGAAGACTTTACGCCGCTAGATCACGAATGTGATTGCTACACTTGTAAGAATTACACCCGGGCCTATCTCCGCCACCTCCTCAAGGCGGATGAGACCTTTGGGATCCGCTTGACTAGCTACCACAATCTCTATTTCTTGATCAACCTCATGAAGCAGGTCCGTCAAGCGATCATGGATGACAATCTCTTAGAATTCCGTGAGCATTTCGTCGAAAAATATGGCTATAACAAATCAGGTCGGAATTTCTAGGAAGAGCTACATATAAAGAACAAAGGCTGGAGAAAAGACTACAGCCATCTGAGAATAATAGAAACCACTGCTAGACGCAGTGGTTGATTGCTATCCTTGGAGCTTATGAAGCTCCGAAGATAACCCAATCAACTGTGAGGGAGCGAGACAGAACAAATTTGGATATAAATTTGTTCCATCGTGCTCCTTTTTTCTATATAATAGCAACTTTTTTAGTACTCTATTTCTTTCGAAAACACTTTCATTAAAAAAACGAAAAAAATCTGTTCAAATCCCTTGCATTGAGCCTTTCATTGTGTTAAACTACTATGGTGCTGTGAAAAACAGCTATTAGCTTTGATGCAAGAGGTTGCGACACGCTCGGTTGCATTGCCACGCAACGCATGTCGGTTTTCTTGTGGAGCTAGCCTATTATCTTAAATAGACGAAAAGGAGAAAAAGATGGCAAACAAAAAAATCCGCATCCGTTTGAAAGCGTACGAACACCGTACACTTGACACAGCGGCTGCAAAAATCGTAGAATCAGCTACTCGTACAGGTGCACAAGTTGCGGGTCCAATCCCACTTCCAACTGAGCGTAGCCTCTACACAATCATTCGTGCGACTCACAAATACAAAGATTCTCGCGAACAATTCGAAATGCGTACACACAAGCGTTTGATCGACATCATCAACCCAACTCAAAAAACAGTTGACGCTTTGATGAAATTGGATCTTCCAAGTGGTGTAAACGTAGAAATCAAACTTTAATCTAAAGCTTGATACATTGAGCATGAAAAACGCTCGTTAAAAACTTTTTGAATAAAAAATTATAGAAAAGGAACTATTTTCTCATGACAAAAGGAATCTTAGGGAAAAAAGTGGGAATGACTCAAATCTTCACTGAAGCTGGCGAATTGATCCCTGTAACAGTTATCGAAGCAACTCCAAACGTTGTTCTTCAAGTTAAAACTGTTGAAACAGATGGTTACAACGCTATCCAAGTTGGTTTCGATGACAAACGCGAAGTATTGAGTAACAAACCTGCTAAAGGACATGTAGCAAAAGCTAACACGGCTCCTAAGCGCTTCATTCGTGAATTCAAAAACGTTGAAGGCTTAGAAGTTGGTGCTGAAATCACAGTTGATACTTTCGAAGCTGGAGACATTGTTGATGTAACTGGTACTTCTAAAGGTAAAGGTTTCCAAGGTGTTATCAAACGCCACGGACAATCACGTGGACCTATGGCTCACGGTTCTCGTTACCACCGTCGTCCAGGTTCTATGGGACCTGTTGCACCTAACCGCGTATTCAAAGGTAAAAACCTTGCAGGACGTATGGGTGGCGATCGTGTAACCATTCAAAACCTTGAAGTTGTACAAGTTGTTCCAGAAAAGAACGTTATCCTTATCAAAGGTAACGTACCAGGTGCTAAGAAATCTCTTATCACTATCAAGTCAGCAGTTAAAGCTGGTAAATAATAAGGAAAGGGGAATACAGTCAAAATGGCAAATGTAACATTATTCGACCAAACTGGTAAACAAGCGGGCGAAGTTGTTCTTAACGATGCGATCTTTGGTATCGAACCAAACCAAGCAGTTGTATTTGATGTAATCATCAGCCAACGTGCTAGCCTTCGTCAAGGAACTCACGCAGTTAAAAACCGCTCTGCCGTTTCAGGTGGTGGACGCAAACCATGGCGTCAAAAAGGAACTGGACGTGCTCGTCAAGGTTCTATCCGCTCTCCACAATGGCGTGGTGGTGGAATCGTCTTCGGACCAACTCCACGTAGCTATGCGTACAAACTTCCTCAAAAAGTTCGTCGCCTTGCGCTTAAATCTGTTTACTCAGAAAAAGTTGCTGAAAACAAATTTGTAGCCGTTGATTCTCTTGAATTTACAGCTCCAAAAACTGCTGAATTTGCAAAAGTTCTTGCAGCTTTGAGCATCGATTCTAAAGTCCTTGTTATTCTTGAAGAAGGAAACGAATTCGCAGCTCTTTCAGCTCGTAACCTTCCAAACGTGAAAGTTGCGACTGCTACAACTGCAAGTGTTCTTGACATCGCAAATAGTGACAAACTTCTTGTTACTCAAGCAGCTATCTCTAAAATCGAGGAGGTTCTTGCATAATGAATTTGTATGATGTTATCAAAAAACCTGTTATCACTGAAAAGTCAATGGCTCAACTTGAAGCAGGCAAATATGTATTCGAAGTTGACACTCGCGCTCACAAACTTTTGATCAAACAAGCTGTTGAAGCTGCCTTTGAAGGTGTGAAAGTTGCGAATGTGAACACTGTAAATGTAAAACCAAAAGCAAAACGTGTTGGACGTTACACTGGTTTTACTTCAAAAACTAAAAAAGCTATCATCACGCTTACAGCTGATTCAAAAGCAATCGAGTTGTTCGCTACTGAAGCTGAATAATCTAAGGAGGAAATATCGTGGGAATTCGTGTTTATAAACCAACAACAAACGGTCGCCGTAATATGACTTCTTTGGATTTCGCTGAAATCACAACAAGCACACCAGAGAAATCTTTGCTTGTTTCATTGAAGAGCAAAGCAGGTCGTAACAACAACGGACGTATCACAGTTCGTCACCAAGGTGGTGGACACAAACGTCATTACCGTTTGATCGACTTCAAACGTAACAAAGACAACGTTGAAGCAGTTGTAAAAACAATTGAGTACGATCCAAACCGTTCTGCAAACATCGCTTTGGTACACTACACTGACGGTGTGAAAGCGTATATCATCGCTCCAAAAGGTCTTGAAGTTGGTCAACGTATCGTTTCAGGTCCAGAAGCAGATATCAAAGTCGGAAACGCTCTTCCACTTGCTAACATCCCAGTTGGTACTTTGATCCACAACGTCGAGTTGAAACCAGGTCGTGGTGGAGAATTGGTACGTGCTGCTGGAGCTTCTGCTCAAGTGTTAGGTTCTGAAGGTAAATATGTTCTTGTTCGTCTTCAATCAGGTGAAGTTCGTATGATCCTTGGTACTTGCCGTGCTACAGTTGGTGTTGTCGGAAATGAACAACATGGACTTGTTAACCTTGGTAAAGCAGGACGTAGCCGTTGGAAAGGTATCCGCCCAACAGTTCGTGGTTCTGTAATGAACCCTAATGATCACCCACACGGTGGTGGTGAAGGTAAAGCACCAGTTGGTCGTAAAGCACCATCAACTCCATGGGGCAAACCTGCTCTTGGTCTTAAAACTCGTAACAAGAAAGCGAAATCTGACAAACTTATCGTTCGTCGTCGCAACGAGAAATAATTTTAAACTAGTCGCTTAAGTGGCTAGAGAATCCGCCAGCTCGGTAGCGCTCCTTGGGAGCGCAAGCCGCTGTGGTACTATATTTAAAGGAGAAAATAATAAAATGGGACGCAGTCTTAAAAAAGGACCTTTCGTCGATGAGCATTTGATGAAAAAAGTTGAAGCTCAAGCTAATGACGAAAAGAAAAAAGTTATCAAAACTTGGTCACGTCGTTCAACGATCTTCCCAAGTTTCATTGGTTACACTATCGCAGTTTATGATGGACGTAAACACGTACCGGTTTACATCCAAGAAGACATGGTAGGTCACAAGCTTGGTGAATTTGCACCAACTCGTACTTACAAAGGTCACGCTGCAGATGACAAGAAGACACGTAGAAAATAAGGAGAACATAAATGGCAGAAATTACTTCAGCTAAAGCAATGGCTCGTACAGTGCGTGTTTCACCTCGTAAATCACGTCTTGTTCTTGACAACATCCGTGGTAAAAGCGTAGCCGATGCAGTAGCAATCTTGAAATTCACTCCAAACAAAGCAGCTGAAATCATCTTAAAAGTATTGAACTCAGCAGTAGCAAACGCTGAAAACAACTTTGGTTTGGAAAAAGCAAACTTGGTAGTATCTGAAGCATTCGCAAATGAAGGACCAACTATGAAACGTTTCCGTCCACGTGCGAAAGGTTCAGCTTCACCAATCAA
Proteins encoded:
- the rplV gene encoding 50S ribosomal protein L22, with product MAEITSAKAMARTVRVSPRKSRLVLDNIRGKSVADAVAILKFTPNKAAEIILKVLNSAVANAENNFGLEKANLVVSEAFANEGPTMKRFRPRAKGSASPINKRTSHITVVVTEK
- the rplC gene encoding 50S ribosomal protein L3 translates to MTKGILGKKVGMTQIFTEAGELIPVTVIEATPNVVLQVKTVETDGYNAIQVGFDDKREVLSNKPAKGHVAKANTAPKRFIREFKNVEGLEVGAEITVDTFEAGDIVDVTGTSKGKGFQGVIKRHGQSRGPMAHGSRYHRRPGSMGPVAPNRVFKGKNLAGRMGGDRVTIQNLEVVQVVPEKNVILIKGNVPGAKKSLITIKSAVKAGK
- the tgt gene encoding tRNA guanosine(34) transglycosylase Tgt; the encoded protein is MTDSPIQYRLIKKEKHTGARLGEIITPHGTFPTPMFMPVGTQATVKTQSPEELKEMGSGIILANTYHLWLRPGDDLVAKSGGLHQFMNWDQPILTDSGGFQVYSLADTRNITEEGVTFKNHLNGSKMFLSPEKAISIQNNLGSDIMMSFDECPQFYQPYDYVKKSIERTSRWAERGLKAHRRPHDQGLFGIVQGAGFEDLRRQSARDLVSMDFPGYSIGGLAVGESHEEMNAVLDFTTPLLPENKPRYLMGVGAPDSLIDGVIRGVDMFDCVLPTRIARNGTCMTSQGRLVVKNAQFAEDFTPLDHECDCYTCKNYTRAYLRHLLKADETFGIRLTSYHNLYFLINLMKQVRQAIMDDNLLEFREHFVEKYGYNKSGRNF
- the rpsJ gene encoding 30S ribosomal protein S10, translating into MANKKIRIRLKAYEHRTLDTAAAKIVESATRTGAQVAGPIPLPTERSLYTIIRATHKYKDSREQFEMRTHKRLIDIINPTQKTVDALMKLDLPSGVNVEIKL
- the rpsS gene encoding 30S ribosomal protein S19; amino-acid sequence: MGRSLKKGPFVDEHLMKKVEAQANDEKKKVIKTWSRRSTIFPSFIGYTIAVYDGRKHVPVYIQEDMVGHKLGEFAPTRTYKGHAADDKKTRRK
- the rplD gene encoding 50S ribosomal protein L4; the encoded protein is MANVTLFDQTGKQAGEVVLNDAIFGIEPNQAVVFDVIISQRASLRQGTHAVKNRSAVSGGGRKPWRQKGTGRARQGSIRSPQWRGGGIVFGPTPRSYAYKLPQKVRRLALKSVYSEKVAENKFVAVDSLEFTAPKTAEFAKVLAALSIDSKVLVILEEGNEFAALSARNLPNVKVATATTASVLDIANSDKLLVTQAAISKIEEVLA
- a CDS encoding CoA-binding protein, whose amino-acid sequence is MAYSFRNPSDGIVKHYLETSKIIAVVGLSDREETTSHRVSKEMQERGYRIIPVNPRAAGGQILGETVYASLQEIPFPVDIVDVYRRSEFLPDVARDFIETDAKIFWAQLELENQEAEEILRGAGREDIVMNRCIKREHTRLVLGEE
- a CDS encoding DUF975 family protein translates to MNIKLVRAQARQLQLQHPMVFSYFALPTFLTILASYILTGTDITETLAHMELREGMLFLLSRQIFPAIIGFILSFLYLGATFRFLMSASNKGEKNFTIFTIFQSQYFTPAFLTLFIKQVILSLWGSLLYGSQLLLTVVSYQVLTINESFSSTSPLRADTPEVQAILKLAPTMTTGLLMALVGLLLFLPFYYQYSLVELILYSRLMTGTYDGPMSILRQSKEEMKGFKSHRFVLDLSLIGWQLLSFFTLGIANFYVKPYATSCQIVFYHTLLQKRMQAGSRFQQKAPDLPKSNPLD
- the rplB gene encoding 50S ribosomal protein L2, which translates into the protein MGIRVYKPTTNGRRNMTSLDFAEITTSTPEKSLLVSLKSKAGRNNNGRITVRHQGGGHKRHYRLIDFKRNKDNVEAVVKTIEYDPNRSANIALVHYTDGVKAYIIAPKGLEVGQRIVSGPEADIKVGNALPLANIPVGTLIHNVELKPGRGGELVRAAGASAQVLGSEGKYVLVRLQSGEVRMILGTCRATVGVVGNEQHGLVNLGKAGRSRWKGIRPTVRGSVMNPNDHPHGGGEGKAPVGRKAPSTPWGKPALGLKTRNKKAKSDKLIVRRRNEK
- the polA gene encoding DNA polymerase I, which encodes MEKKNKLLLIDGSSVAFRAFFALYNQIDRFKNANGLHTNAVYGFNLMLSHLLERIQPTHVLVAFDAGKTTFRTEMYADYKGGRAKTPDEFREQFPFIREQLDHLGIRHYELAQYEADDIIGTLDKMAEATSVPFEVTIVSGDKDLIQLTDDNTVVEISKKGVAEFEEFTPAYLKEKMGLTPEQFIDLKALMGDKSDNIPGVTKIGEKTGIKLLLEYGSLDGIYEHIDEMKPSKMKENLINDKEQAYLSKTLATIDTNAPIEIGLDDITYTGPHLENLAKFYEEMGFKQLRQALDLGGEEAAPVTISYTEVEQVTSDMLTEDSFFHFEIFGDNYHTEPIIGFAWGTKGQLYASTDTGLLQTPIFKEFLEKTPLKVYDFKRAKVLLSHLGITLQKPAFDSRLAKYLLSTVEDNEISTIASLYSQIALPLDEVVYGKGAKKAIPEKAVLLEHLAQKVAVLLDTEEPMMEQLQAHDQLDLLYDMEQPLAAVLAKMEIAGIKVERQTLQDMQVENEAVLERLTQEIYELAGEEFNINSPKQLGVILFEKLELPLEYTKKTKTGYSTAVDVLERLAPIAPIVSKILEYRQIAKIQSTYVIGLQDWILEDGKIHTRYVQDLTQTGRLSSVDPNLQNIPVRLEQGRLIRKAFVPEEENSVLLSSDYSQIELRVLAHISGDEHLIDAFKHGADIHTSTAMRVFNIEKPEDVTPNDRRNAKAVNFGVVYGISDFGLSNNLGISRKEAKAYIETYFERYPGIKDYMERVVREARDKGYVETLFKRRREIPDINSRNFNIRGFAERTAINSPIQGSAADILKIAMIQLDQALEAGAYKAKMLLQVHDEIVLQVPKEELAKIKQLVKETMESAIELAVPLEADENEGQTWYEAK
- a CDS encoding 50S ribosomal protein L23, translating into MNLYDVIKKPVITEKSMAQLEAGKYVFEVDTRAHKLLIKQAVEAAFEGVKVANVNTVNVKPKAKRVGRYTGFTSKTKKAIITLTADSKAIELFATEAE